A stretch of Trichoplusia ni isolate ovarian cell line Hi5 unplaced genomic scaffold, tn1 tig00002967, whole genome shotgun sequence DNA encodes these proteins:
- the LOC113507609 gene encoding uncharacterized protein LOC113507609 isoform X4 — protein MVAMVEVAERTNNEYFRSFLPAVNSPPVPHRDISAPTATYRPYTEEYATVQRRVERPAPPEEAERKKDKKWSIGKLFRRKKKEDESGSSSESDEGVSTRSPSKRKSKKKKKTPIVNNFDHIVIRDSRRAQSLAKPNLRDVTDDGVLSDPSAGFINYRAKTQELYRASKESLSLREDNSNRSLGPTLETSTKKTRKGRLKARVEALRNSMRGESSSEEESLKSSNSSLMIRFRSEDSLMRSRDSSLNKRSRSARNERYIKRLSRDEENQLNKEAELLQQGYTKAEVEMLTRTPTSQSSGYGTCKRDQTQKIKNEQLYTNDANRRPMKSESISSFPSTQSYPSSINFNAKVNNEHINYSIPTSNINRETLYANNNRERSVSSQYENPENIMYVKFPLGNVTNVKREEKAPPVPPPRDMHRKVTTPISMYYENNPMVADRMANTQQNVLHGVPNNDFERVMRRSQERSLSHSFNGLRRPISNSEDHIAMQNNEYVQTYQIKNEQPRRPASVSAEPNHYGLYANSPPWRKSIGPTNIVKPEPVQLKHDYLYYADQSPRSRRPISIKTSQNGLENQYLSDSQATQNVAESVYRRPRNASEFWKKIDDAERQRRQQNIYANSRSSSDFSNSAQLHRVAPYLEQNKVGQENTDIQNKNKTAFKSSSVDTTDGAKVWKATTEYKRSVTVEPPKTVSSPTSKTHVRHKSDTYVPSIYQVPSDDEKSSERRKSTNLDDALNELEAIYNSLGLGDEDLLDRAERRELMTPKFNDHFNDWNGNDDEIQLRSQPTTPLRRAQRRSTLPDKLQDDMAFRRMNSLTKDKPNYKDAQSQISYMLASPVYVPYASDDDRQSERNEPDIVYDDVVYRNIKQTNSRLKTLDPQPPFGIPIGPVSPAPQSDYLHATPENKGRSRFIPRRSPDLVSDDLAYRSLRKDNRHSSHFNGEDYSGIINNNGYSEYPYTKDSAANLKKKRAVRSLSANIFTMIQKEIDDALNTSKMSSLQKTHSNSDVMKRLRNTFESNDNEQDHYPRNKVKQRHNTVSLFVNNTHAPTHHFAKDDSFIHSDDKHLAKPPSCDKSKSSSPSNRSPQASKRSSKDEFQQVLSMLAQEAMDTSNKLGVALAELDKNRNNNEKKSDIQSRITDSRQSFLNGLTCKSFDDPVPQVKLVNVRSEVVNDQKESQPVNNNDVNEDSKGKKTEDSLMAISNQLHKVEDQLKHSFEKEVNFDDESVKLSNYIAKAEEQLKAQETTVVIPDSTLIPDVVPLTVKDDSVKIETVNEKETLPEPKLPVINSLNPFLNSDDKIKEINEINAFQELKDGISDLIAGICQVNEKLFTQKGPKYEDCNNTNPEKTTGMAEATEKLNQASQNISNQSVPHRASINLSIYEDDLDAKKDAADSTEYNSSEELATIFKLESSAKRVANENENEEDAENKVRDELSSPKLVQTVNQHLRRLSVDQTDETPSQSNSLPTNVVPWRTKRQTHNTQKDSGGEN, from the exons ATGGTCGCTATGGTTGAAGTCGCTGAGAGGACGAACAATGAATATTTCAGATCGTTCTTACCT GCTGTCAACTCCCCACCAGTCCCTCACCGAGATATATCGGCACCCACGGCGACGTACCGTCCTTACACAGAAGAGTATGCCACTGTCCAGCGCCGCGTGGAGAGACCTGCCCCTCCAGAAGAAGCCGAAAGAAAGAAGGACAAGAAGTGGTCCATCGGAAAGCTATTCAGACGGAAGAAAAAAGAAGATGAAAGTGGCTCTTCTTCAGAAAGTGACGAAGGAGTCAGCACACGCTCACCATCTAAAAGAAAgtcaaaaaagaagaagaagactcCAATAGTCAATAATTTTGATCACATAGTCATTAGGGATTCGAGAAGAGCACAGAGTTTAGCCAAACCAAACCTTCGAGATGTTACAGATGATGGTGTGCTGTCTGATCCATCCGCGGGGTTCATAAACTATCGTGCGAAAACTCAAGAACTGTACAGAGCCTCCAAAGAATCTCTCAGCTTGAGAGAAGACAACTCCAACAGATCGCTAGGACCAACTTTGGAGACATCTACTAAGAAAACCAGGAAAGGAAGATTGAAAGCTCGAGTCGAAGCTTTAAGGAATAGTATGCGAGGAGAGTCGAGCAGTGAAGAAGAATCACTCAAGTCATCAAATTCATCATTGATGATCAGATTCAGAAGTGAAGATTCCTTGATGCGTTCACGTGATAGCTCGTTAAACAAAAGGTCTAGAAGCGCTAGAAACGAGAGATACATCAAACGGTTATCTCGTGATGAAGAAAATCAATTGAATAAAGAAGCAGAGTTATTACAACAAGGATACACAAAGGCTGAGGTCGAAATGTTGACAAGGACACCAACGAGCCAAAGTAGCGGCTATGGAACTTGCAAACGTGACCAAacacaaaagataaaaaacgAACAACTTTACACTAATGATGCTAATCGCCGTCCTATGAAATCCGAATCAATATCATCATTCCCATCGACACAAAGTTACCCATCATCCATTAATTTTAACGCAAAAGTTAACAATGAGCATATTAACTATTCGATTCCAACCAGTAACATTAACAGAGAAACGCTTTATGCTAATAATAACAGAGAGAGGAGTGTTAGCAGTCAATACGAAAATCCCGAAAACATTATGTACGTTAAGTTTCCCTTAGGGAACGTTACAAATGTCAAAAGAGAAGAGAAAGCACCGCCGGTGCCTCCTCCCCGTGATATGCATAGAAAAGTCACTACCCCTATATCCATGTACTACGAAAATAACCCGATGGTAGCAGATAGGATGGCCAATACGCAGCAAAATGTTTTGCACGGCGTTCCTAATAATGACTTTGAAAGAGTCATGAGACGAAGTCAGGAAAGATCACTAAGTCACAGCTTCAATGGATTGCGACGACCTATCTCAAACTCTGAGGACCATATCGCAATGCAAAACAATGAATATGTACAGACgtaccaaataaaaaatgaacaacCGCGTAGGCCAGCCTCAGTTTCTGCGGAACCTAATCATTATGGACTCTATGCTAATTCACCGCCATGGAGAAAGTCAATAGGTccaacaaatattgtaaaaccaGAACCAGTTCAATTGAAACATGATTATTTGTATTACGCCGATCAAAGCCCAAGGTCACGAAGACCAATAAGCATTAAAACTAGTCAGAACGGGCTTGAGAATCAGTATTTAAGTGACTCACAAGCTACACAAAACGTCGCAGAGAGTGTGTATCGTCGTCCAAGAAATGCGTCTGAGTTTTGGAAAAAGATTGATGATGCCGAAAGACAGCGACGTCAGCAAAACATATACGCGAACTCGAGGAGTAGTAGTGACTTTTCAAACAGCGCTCAACTGCATAGAGTTGCTCCgtatttagaacaaaataaagtagGCCAAGAAAACACCgatatccaaaataaaaacaaaactgcttTTAAAAGTTCGTCCGTCGACACAACCGACGGAGCTAAAGTTTGGAAGGCGACGACAGAGTACAAGCGATCTGTCACCGTGGAACCACCAAAAACTGTTTCATCACCGACATCGAAAACGCACGTTAGGCATAAATCTGACACATATGTTCCTAGCATATATCAAGTACCGTCTGATGACGAAAAGAGTTCAGAGAGACGAAAATCTACTAACCTTGACGACGCTCTCAATGAACTAGAAGCCATATACAATAGCTTAGGTTTAGGCGACGAAGATCTATTAGATAGAGCTGAACGTCGAGAGTTAATGACGCCTAAGTTTAACGACCATTTTAACGATTGGAATGGAAACGATGACGAGATTCAACTGCGAAGTCAGCCAACGACGCCTTTGCGACGCGCACAGAGACGGTCGACGTTACCCGATAAGTTACAAGATGACATGGCTTTTAGGAGGATGAATTCTTTGACAAAAGATAAACCCAACTATAAAGATGCTCAATCACAAATAAGTTACATGTTGGCGTCACCTGTGTATGTGCCGTACGCGTCCGATGATGACAGGCAGTCCGAACGAAACGAGCCAGATATAGTGTATGACGACGTCGTTTATAGAAACATAAAACAGACAAATAGCCGACTGAAGACTCTGGATCCTCAACCGCCATTTGGCATACCCATAGGACCAGTATCGCCGGCCCCTCAAAGTGATTACCTTCATGCTACACCTGAAAATAAAGGTAGATCGCGGTTTATTCCAAGACGGTCACCAGACCTGGTCTCTGACGATCTAGCATATAGAAGTCTAAGAAAAGATAACAGGCATTCCTCACACTTCAATGGTGAAGATTATAGTGGCATTATCAATAACAACGGTTACTCTGAGTATCCGTATACAAAAGACTCTGCCGCtaatcttaaaaagaaaagagCTGTTAGATCTCTATCCGCTAACATATTTACTATGATTCAAAAAGAGATCGACGATGCCTTAAACACGAGTAAAATGTCTTCATTACAAAAGACACACAGCAACAGTGATGTTATGAAACGTCTTCGCAATACATTCGAAAGTAACGACAACGAGCAAGACCACTATCCTCGTAACAAGGTAAAGCAAAGACACAACACTGTCAGTCTATTTGTCAATAACACACATGCACCCACCCATCATTTCGCAAAAGatgattcattcattcataGTGATGATAAGCACCTTGCTAAGCCACCATCATGTGATAAGTCCAAAAGCTCATCACCATCAAACAGATCGCCACAAGCATCTAAACGTTCATCGAAAGATGAGTTTCAGCAGGTTCTTAGCATGCTGGCCCAGGAAGCTATGGACACAAGTAATAAGTTAGGAGTAGCTCTAGCAGAATTGgacaaaaatagaaacaataatGAAAAGAAATCTGACATTCAAAGCAGAATCACTGATAGTCGACAATCATTCTTAAATGGTTTAACTTGTAAATCTTTCGATGACCCAGTCCCTCAAGTCAAGCTTGTAAATGTTCGCTCTGAAGTTGTTAATGATCAGAAAGAAAGCCAACCTGTTAACAATAATGACGTCAATGAAGACTCTAAAGGCAAAAAGACAGAAGATAGTCTTATGGCTATATCTAATCAGTTGCACAAAGTAGAAGATCAGCTAAAGCATAGTTTCGAAAAAGAAGTTAATTTTGATGATGAGAGTGTTAAACTCTCAAACTATATTGCAAAAGCTGAAGAACAGTTAAAAGCTCAAGAAACTACGGTTGTGATACCAGATAGTACGTTGATACCTGATGTCGTTCCCCTGACAGTCAAAGACGATTCTGTTAAAATAGAAACAGTCAATGAAAAGGAAACACTTCCAGAACCAAAATTACCAGTCATCAATTCATTAAATCCTTTCCTAAATTCtgatgataaaataaaggaaattaatgaaattaacgcTTTCCAAGAATTAAAAGATGGAATATCTGACCTAATAGCTGGAATTTGTCAAGTTAACGAAAAACTTTTCACACAAAAAGGACCTAAATATGAGGATTGTAATAATACTAATCCTGAGAAAACTACTGGTATGGCTGAAGCTACTGAAAAACTGAATCAGGCATCACAAAATATTAGTAACCAATCCGTTCCTCATAGAGCATCAATTAACCTGTCGATATACGAAGACGACTTAGATGCAAAGAAGGATGCAGCCGATTCAACAGAATATAACTCTTCTGAAGAATTAGcaactatatttaaattagagAGTAGTGCTAAAAGAGTCgccaatgaaaatgaaaatgaagaaGACGCTGAGAATAAAGTACGCGATGAATTAAGTTCACCTAAGTTGGTTCAAACAGTGAACCAACATCTAAGAAGGTTGTCTGTAGACCAAACCGATGAAACTCCTAGTCAAAGCAACTCACTGCCAACGAACGTAGTCCCATGGAGAACTAAAAGGCAAACTCACAATACTCAAAAAGATAGCGGAG GTGAAAATTGA
- the LOC113507609 gene encoding uncharacterized protein LOC113507609 isoform X1, whose translation MVAMVEVAERTNNEYFRSFLPAVNSPPVPHRDISAPTATYRPYTEEYATVQRRVERPAPPEEAERKKDKKWSIGKLFRRKKKEDESGSSSESDEGVSTRSPSKRKSKKKKKTPIVNNFDHIVIRDSRRAQSLAKPNLRDVTDDGVLSDPSAGFINYRAKTQELYRASKESLSLREDNSNRSLGPTLETSTKKTRKGRLKARVEALRNSMRGESSSEEESLKSSNSSLMIRFRSEDSLMRSRDSSLNKRSRSARNERYIKRLSRDEENQLNKEAELLQQGYTKAEVEMLTRTPTSQSSGYGTCKRDQTQKIKNEQLYTNDANRRPMKSESISSFPSTQSYPSSINFNAKVNNEHINYSIPTSNINRETLYANNNRERSVSSQYENPENIMYVKFPLGNVTNVKREEKAPPVPPPRDMHRKVTTPISMYYENNPMVADRMANTQQNVLHGVPNNDFERVMRRSQERSLSHSFNGLRRPISNSEDHIAMQNNEYVQTYQIKNEQPRRPASVSAEPNHYGLYANSPPWRKSIGPTNIVKPEPVQLKHDYLYYADQSPRSRRPISIKTSQNGLENQYLSDSQATQNVAESVYRRPRNASEFWKKIDDAERQRRQQNIYANSRSSSDFSNSAQLHRVAPYLEQNKVGQENTDIQNKNKTAFKSSSVDTTDGAKVWKATTEYKRSVTVEPPKTVSSPTSKTHVRHKSDTYVPSIYQVPSDDEKSSERRKSTNLDDALNELEAIYNSLGLGDEDLLDRAERRELMTPKFNDHFNDWNGNDDEIQLRSQPTTPLRRAQRRSTLPDKLQDDMAFRRMNSLTKDKPNYKDAQSQISYMLASPVYVPYASDDDRQSERNEPDIVYDDVVYRNIKQTNSRLKTLDPQPPFGIPIGPVSPAPQSDYLHATPENKGRSRFIPRRSPDLVSDDLAYRSLRKDNRHSSHFNGEDYSGIINNNGYSEYPYTKDSAANLKKKRAVRSLSANIFTMIQKEIDDALNTSKMSSLQKTHSNSDVMKRLRNTFESNDNEQDHYPRNKVKQRHNTVSLFVNNTHAPTHHFAKDDSFIHSDDKHLAKPPSCDKSKSSSPSNRSPQASKRSSKDEFQQVLSMLAQEAMDTSNKLGVALAELDKNRNNNEKKSDIQSRITDSRQSFLNGLTCKSFDDPVPQVKLVNVRSEVVNDQKESQPVNNNDVNEDSKGKKTEDSLMAISNQLHKVEDQLKHSFEKEVNFDDESVKLSNYIAKAEEQLKAQETTVVIPDSTLIPDVVPLTVKDDSVKIETVNEKETLPEPKLPVINSLNPFLNSDDKIKEINEINAFQELKDGISDLIAGICQVNEKLFTQKGPKYEDCNNTNPEKTTGMAEATEKLNQASQNISNQSVPHRASINLSIYEDDLDAKKDAADSTEYNSSEELATIFKLESSAKRVANENENEEDAENKVRDELSSPKLVQTVNQHLRRLSVDQTDETPSQSNSLPTNVVPWRTKRQTHNTQKDSGGDCAQSKRDWHDSGTLMLACTYTLMFSQHLADLDWLTLLGLLLAMITIIAMLII comes from the exons ATGGTCGCTATGGTTGAAGTCGCTGAGAGGACGAACAATGAATATTTCAGATCGTTCTTACCT GCTGTCAACTCCCCACCAGTCCCTCACCGAGATATATCGGCACCCACGGCGACGTACCGTCCTTACACAGAAGAGTATGCCACTGTCCAGCGCCGCGTGGAGAGACCTGCCCCTCCAGAAGAAGCCGAAAGAAAGAAGGACAAGAAGTGGTCCATCGGAAAGCTATTCAGACGGAAGAAAAAAGAAGATGAAAGTGGCTCTTCTTCAGAAAGTGACGAAGGAGTCAGCACACGCTCACCATCTAAAAGAAAgtcaaaaaagaagaagaagactcCAATAGTCAATAATTTTGATCACATAGTCATTAGGGATTCGAGAAGAGCACAGAGTTTAGCCAAACCAAACCTTCGAGATGTTACAGATGATGGTGTGCTGTCTGATCCATCCGCGGGGTTCATAAACTATCGTGCGAAAACTCAAGAACTGTACAGAGCCTCCAAAGAATCTCTCAGCTTGAGAGAAGACAACTCCAACAGATCGCTAGGACCAACTTTGGAGACATCTACTAAGAAAACCAGGAAAGGAAGATTGAAAGCTCGAGTCGAAGCTTTAAGGAATAGTATGCGAGGAGAGTCGAGCAGTGAAGAAGAATCACTCAAGTCATCAAATTCATCATTGATGATCAGATTCAGAAGTGAAGATTCCTTGATGCGTTCACGTGATAGCTCGTTAAACAAAAGGTCTAGAAGCGCTAGAAACGAGAGATACATCAAACGGTTATCTCGTGATGAAGAAAATCAATTGAATAAAGAAGCAGAGTTATTACAACAAGGATACACAAAGGCTGAGGTCGAAATGTTGACAAGGACACCAACGAGCCAAAGTAGCGGCTATGGAACTTGCAAACGTGACCAAacacaaaagataaaaaacgAACAACTTTACACTAATGATGCTAATCGCCGTCCTATGAAATCCGAATCAATATCATCATTCCCATCGACACAAAGTTACCCATCATCCATTAATTTTAACGCAAAAGTTAACAATGAGCATATTAACTATTCGATTCCAACCAGTAACATTAACAGAGAAACGCTTTATGCTAATAATAACAGAGAGAGGAGTGTTAGCAGTCAATACGAAAATCCCGAAAACATTATGTACGTTAAGTTTCCCTTAGGGAACGTTACAAATGTCAAAAGAGAAGAGAAAGCACCGCCGGTGCCTCCTCCCCGTGATATGCATAGAAAAGTCACTACCCCTATATCCATGTACTACGAAAATAACCCGATGGTAGCAGATAGGATGGCCAATACGCAGCAAAATGTTTTGCACGGCGTTCCTAATAATGACTTTGAAAGAGTCATGAGACGAAGTCAGGAAAGATCACTAAGTCACAGCTTCAATGGATTGCGACGACCTATCTCAAACTCTGAGGACCATATCGCAATGCAAAACAATGAATATGTACAGACgtaccaaataaaaaatgaacaacCGCGTAGGCCAGCCTCAGTTTCTGCGGAACCTAATCATTATGGACTCTATGCTAATTCACCGCCATGGAGAAAGTCAATAGGTccaacaaatattgtaaaaccaGAACCAGTTCAATTGAAACATGATTATTTGTATTACGCCGATCAAAGCCCAAGGTCACGAAGACCAATAAGCATTAAAACTAGTCAGAACGGGCTTGAGAATCAGTATTTAAGTGACTCACAAGCTACACAAAACGTCGCAGAGAGTGTGTATCGTCGTCCAAGAAATGCGTCTGAGTTTTGGAAAAAGATTGATGATGCCGAAAGACAGCGACGTCAGCAAAACATATACGCGAACTCGAGGAGTAGTAGTGACTTTTCAAACAGCGCTCAACTGCATAGAGTTGCTCCgtatttagaacaaaataaagtagGCCAAGAAAACACCgatatccaaaataaaaacaaaactgcttTTAAAAGTTCGTCCGTCGACACAACCGACGGAGCTAAAGTTTGGAAGGCGACGACAGAGTACAAGCGATCTGTCACCGTGGAACCACCAAAAACTGTTTCATCACCGACATCGAAAACGCACGTTAGGCATAAATCTGACACATATGTTCCTAGCATATATCAAGTACCGTCTGATGACGAAAAGAGTTCAGAGAGACGAAAATCTACTAACCTTGACGACGCTCTCAATGAACTAGAAGCCATATACAATAGCTTAGGTTTAGGCGACGAAGATCTATTAGATAGAGCTGAACGTCGAGAGTTAATGACGCCTAAGTTTAACGACCATTTTAACGATTGGAATGGAAACGATGACGAGATTCAACTGCGAAGTCAGCCAACGACGCCTTTGCGACGCGCACAGAGACGGTCGACGTTACCCGATAAGTTACAAGATGACATGGCTTTTAGGAGGATGAATTCTTTGACAAAAGATAAACCCAACTATAAAGATGCTCAATCACAAATAAGTTACATGTTGGCGTCACCTGTGTATGTGCCGTACGCGTCCGATGATGACAGGCAGTCCGAACGAAACGAGCCAGATATAGTGTATGACGACGTCGTTTATAGAAACATAAAACAGACAAATAGCCGACTGAAGACTCTGGATCCTCAACCGCCATTTGGCATACCCATAGGACCAGTATCGCCGGCCCCTCAAAGTGATTACCTTCATGCTACACCTGAAAATAAAGGTAGATCGCGGTTTATTCCAAGACGGTCACCAGACCTGGTCTCTGACGATCTAGCATATAGAAGTCTAAGAAAAGATAACAGGCATTCCTCACACTTCAATGGTGAAGATTATAGTGGCATTATCAATAACAACGGTTACTCTGAGTATCCGTATACAAAAGACTCTGCCGCtaatcttaaaaagaaaagagCTGTTAGATCTCTATCCGCTAACATATTTACTATGATTCAAAAAGAGATCGACGATGCCTTAAACACGAGTAAAATGTCTTCATTACAAAAGACACACAGCAACAGTGATGTTATGAAACGTCTTCGCAATACATTCGAAAGTAACGACAACGAGCAAGACCACTATCCTCGTAACAAGGTAAAGCAAAGACACAACACTGTCAGTCTATTTGTCAATAACACACATGCACCCACCCATCATTTCGCAAAAGatgattcattcattcataGTGATGATAAGCACCTTGCTAAGCCACCATCATGTGATAAGTCCAAAAGCTCATCACCATCAAACAGATCGCCACAAGCATCTAAACGTTCATCGAAAGATGAGTTTCAGCAGGTTCTTAGCATGCTGGCCCAGGAAGCTATGGACACAAGTAATAAGTTAGGAGTAGCTCTAGCAGAATTGgacaaaaatagaaacaataatGAAAAGAAATCTGACATTCAAAGCAGAATCACTGATAGTCGACAATCATTCTTAAATGGTTTAACTTGTAAATCTTTCGATGACCCAGTCCCTCAAGTCAAGCTTGTAAATGTTCGCTCTGAAGTTGTTAATGATCAGAAAGAAAGCCAACCTGTTAACAATAATGACGTCAATGAAGACTCTAAAGGCAAAAAGACAGAAGATAGTCTTATGGCTATATCTAATCAGTTGCACAAAGTAGAAGATCAGCTAAAGCATAGTTTCGAAAAAGAAGTTAATTTTGATGATGAGAGTGTTAAACTCTCAAACTATATTGCAAAAGCTGAAGAACAGTTAAAAGCTCAAGAAACTACGGTTGTGATACCAGATAGTACGTTGATACCTGATGTCGTTCCCCTGACAGTCAAAGACGATTCTGTTAAAATAGAAACAGTCAATGAAAAGGAAACACTTCCAGAACCAAAATTACCAGTCATCAATTCATTAAATCCTTTCCTAAATTCtgatgataaaataaaggaaattaatgaaattaacgcTTTCCAAGAATTAAAAGATGGAATATCTGACCTAATAGCTGGAATTTGTCAAGTTAACGAAAAACTTTTCACACAAAAAGGACCTAAATATGAGGATTGTAATAATACTAATCCTGAGAAAACTACTGGTATGGCTGAAGCTACTGAAAAACTGAATCAGGCATCACAAAATATTAGTAACCAATCCGTTCCTCATAGAGCATCAATTAACCTGTCGATATACGAAGACGACTTAGATGCAAAGAAGGATGCAGCCGATTCAACAGAATATAACTCTTCTGAAGAATTAGcaactatatttaaattagagAGTAGTGCTAAAAGAGTCgccaatgaaaatgaaaatgaagaaGACGCTGAGAATAAAGTACGCGATGAATTAAGTTCACCTAAGTTGGTTCAAACAGTGAACCAACATCTAAGAAGGTTGTCTGTAGACCAAACCGATGAAACTCCTAGTCAAAGCAACTCACTGCCAACGAACGTAGTCCCATGGAGAACTAAAAGGCAAACTCACAATACTCAAAAAGATAGCGGAG GCGATTGCGCGCAGTCGAAGCGCGATTGGCACGACTCTGGCACGTTGATGTTAGCTTGTACCTACACACTGATGTTCTCGCAACACCTGGCTGATTTGGACTGGTTGACGCTGCTCGGTTTACTGCTGGCAATGATCACAATTATCGCTAtgctaataatataa